Proteins from a genomic interval of Quercus lobata isolate SW786 chromosome 11, ValleyOak3.0 Primary Assembly, whole genome shotgun sequence:
- the LOC115968766 gene encoding rop guanine nucleotide exchange factor 1, which produces MASLSSEEASGSGSGSGSGSDQEQSERCGSYSLSADVSESESCSSSFSCRRFETECGASSSMTSSPRPVERNFLFPAPVMLPVIGGKDVVVWDEKKPEKPETDLSEVEMMKERFGKLLLGEDMSGGGKGVCTALAISNAITNLSATVFGELWRLEPLAQQKKAMWRREMQWLLCVSDSIVELVPSIQQFPGGGTYEVMATRPRSDLYVNLPALKKLDAMLLSMLDGFCDTEFWYVDRGIIVGETNDRDAYGSCGGRPSIRQEEKWWLPCPKVPQDGLSEDARKRLQQCRDCANQILKAALAINGSVLAEMEIPSPYLDTLPKRGKDCLGDIIYRYITADQFSPECLLDCLDLSSEHHTLEIANRIEASVHVWKQKDQRKLEKKMKARRSSWGGKVKGLIADCEKNNFLAQRAETLLQSLRLRFPGLPQTALDMNKIQYNKDVGQSILESYSRVMESLAFNIMARIDDVLYVDDATKRCAAAESLSLFSRGGLGGLPIQKRMSPSPFSIHHTPFASPFGTPTFCSSTPIMGSPGRAPSSLRRTSFKEATDPKSEKLVVPADYDKVWSYAGNLSSRRVSGDAPERD; this is translated from the exons ATGGCCAGCCTTTCGTCGGAGGAAGCCTCCGGCTCTGGCTCTGGCTCTGGCTCCGGCTCCGACCAGGAGCAGAGCGAGCGGTGCGGAAGCTACAGCCTGAGCGCTGACGTCAGCGAGTCGGAGAGCTGTAGCAGTAGCTTCTCGTGTCGGCGGTTCGAGACTGAGTGTGGAGCTTCGAGCTCCATGACGTCATCTCCTCGTCCGGTGGAACGTAATTTCCTTTTTCCGGCGCCGGTGATGCTGCCGGTGATCGGAGGGAAGGACGTGGTGGTTTGGGACGAGAAGAAGCCCGAGAAACCGGAAACCGATTTGTCCG AGGTTGAGATGATGAAGGAGAGGTTCGGTAAGCTTCTTCTCGGGGAAGACATGTCTGGAGGAGGGAAAGGAGTTTGCACTGCCCTTGCCATTTCAAATGCCATCACCAATCTCTCTG CGACTGTGTTTGGTGAGCTGTGGAGGTTAGAGCCGTTGGCGCAACAGAAGAAGGCAATGTGGCGCCGTGAAATGCAATGGTTGTTGTGTGTGAGTGATTCGATTGTTGAGCTTGTGCCTTCGATACAACAGTTCCCTGGTGGGGGCACGTATGAAGTCATGGCAACGCGGCCACGCTCGGATTTGTATGTGAATTTGCCTGCGTTGAAAAAGCTTGATGCGATGTTGCTTAGTATGCTTGATGGGTTTTGTGATACGGAGTTTTGGTATGTTGATCGGGGGATAATTGTGGGTGAAACGAATGACCGTGATGCTTATGGATCGTGTGGTGGGAGGCCTTCGATTAGGCAGGAAGAGAAGTGGTGGTTGCCCTGTCCAAAAGTACCACAGGATGGGTTGTCAGAggatgccaggaagaggttgcAGCAGTGCAGGGACTGTGCAAATCAGATATTGAAGGCGGCTTTGGCAATTAATGGTAGTGTGCTAGCTGAGATGGAGATCCCCAGTCCTTACTTGGATACCTTGCCCAAG AGGGGAAAAGATTGTCTTGGTGACATCATTTATCGCTACATAACTGCTGACCAGTTCTCACCAGAATGTTTACTTGATTGCCTGGACCTGTCATCTGAACATCACACTCTGGAAATAGCTAATCGGATAGAGGCATCAGTTCATGTCTGGAAGCAAAAAGACCAGAggaaacttgaaaaaaaaatgaaggctAGGCGTTCGTCTTGGGGTGGCAAAGTCAAGGGCCTTATAGCTGATTGcgaaaagaataattttttggCCCAAAGAGCAGAGACCCTCTTACAGAGTTTAAGGCTTCGCTTCCCTGGCCTCCCGCAAACTGCATTGGATATGAATAAGATCCAATACAATAAG GATGTTGGGCAGTCAATTCTTGAAAGCTACTCAAGAGTAATGGAAAGCTTGGCCTTTAACATAATGGCCAGGATAGATGATGTCCTTTATGTGGATGATGCGACTAAGCGTTGTGCTGCTGCAGAATCATTGTCCCTTTTCAGCAGGGGAGGACTAGGTGGTCTTCCTATTCAGAAACGAATGTCTCCTAGCCCCTTCTCAATCCACCACACTCCATTTGCCTCTCCATTTGGAACTCCAACCTTTTGTTCTTCTACTCCCATAATGGGAAGCCCGGGGAGGGCACCTTCCTCTCTAAGGAGGACCAGTTTTAAGGAAGCAACGGACCCGAAGTCAGAAAAATTAGTAGTCCCTGCAGATTATGATAAGGTGTGGTCATATGCTGGGAATCTCAGTTCAAGAAGGGTTTCAGGAGATGCTCCAGAGCGAGATTGA